GGTGATTTATGTGGCGAGTCTTCCTAGTTTAGGGTCAAAAGCTCCGGACTTTAAAGCTAATACAACTAGCGGAACTATAAAACTGTCTGATTATACAGGTAAGTGGGTTGTATTATTTTCTCACCCTGGTGACTTTACACCAGTGTGTACAACAGAATTTTTATGTTTTGCTAAATATTATGGTGAATTTAAAAAAAGAAATACAGAAATTATAGGACTTAGCGTTGATAGTAATAGCTCTCATCTTGCATGGATATATAATATATTCCAATTTACAGGAATAGAAATTCCTTTTCCTATAATAGAAGATAGAGACATGTCTATAGCAAAACTTTATGGAATGATATCAGAACCAATGAGTAATACTTCTACAGTAAGGTCTGTGTTTATTATAGATGATAAACAAATACTAAGAACAATACTTTATTATCCTTTAACTACAGGTAGAAATATACCTGAAATATTAAGAATAATAGAAGCTTTACAGACTAGCGATAGAGATAATGTTGTAACACCTGCAAATTGGTTTCCTGGAATGCCAGTTATACTACCATATCCAAAAACTTATAAAGAATTAAAAAATAAAGTTAAGAAATGTAGCAACGCTAATTCTGATTGTTCTTGTATGGATTGGTATCTTTGTTTTGTTCCAGATAAAAACTGTAAAAAAGATTCAAGTAAATCTAAAATCAAAGCACCTAATTCTAAAAATTCTAGACCTGAAATTACCAATCCAAAATTTCAGCCTGTAACTATTGACTACTGTCCTAATGTTAACCCTATAGTTATGGAATATGTATTAGGAAATCCTGAAAATGTTGATGCTCAACTTTTGGATGCTGTAATTTATGCCTTTGTTGAAATAAACCCTGATGGTACTTTATTTGTGCCTACACCTAGATTCTTAAGACAATTGGTAAGTTTAAAATCAGAAAAACCAGAATTACAAGTAATAGCAGCTATAGGTGGCTGGGGAACAGATGGCTTCTCTGATGCAGCTGCAACTCCTACCTCTAGATATAATTTTGCTAGGCAAGCTAAACAACTTATGAATCAATATGCTCTAGATGGTATAGACATAGACTGGGAGTATCCAGGAAGTAGTGCAGCTGGTATAAAATCAAGTCCTCAAGATAGAGAAAATTTCACATTATTGCTTACAGCATTAAGAGACGTACTTGGAGACGATGCTTGGTTAAGTGTTGCTGGTACTGGTGATAATGCTTATATAAGAACTAGTGCTGAGATAAATAAAATAGCTCCACTTATCACTTACTTTAATCTTATGAGTTATGACTTTACAGCTGGAGAAACTGGAGAAAATGCTAGAAAACATCAAGCTAATCTTTATCCATCAGATCTTTCATTATCTGGGTACAGCGTTGATGGTATGGTAAATAATCTTATCGAAGCTGGTATGCCATCAGAAAAAATATTACTTGGAATACCTTTTTATGGTCGTTTAGGTGCTACTATAACTAAATCTTATGATGACCTTAGAAAAGATTATATAAATAAAAATGGATATGAAATAGCTTTCGATAAACAAGCTCAAGTCCCTTATCTTGTAAAAGATGGTAAATTTGCAATGTCCTATGATAATGCATTATCTATTTTCTTAAAAGGACAATATGTCCTTAGAAACTGTCTTGGCGGAATATTCTCTTGGACATCAACATATGACCAAGCAAATATTTTAGCAAAATCTATGAATCAAAGTATTTATGACCCTGATGCATTAAAAGGTGAATTAGAGCAAGTATTTGGTCAATTCTAATCAACTTCAATAATTTATAATATTACAAAACAAAAAGTCTTGCTTAATTCGCAAGACTTTTTATATTCCTATAGCAACTTTTGCAAGCTTGTCTGCCTCTTCATTATATTTATCCCCTGAGTGAGCTTTAACTTTTATAAACTCTACATGTAATTTATCCTTTATACTATCATAAAACTTCTTATATTCTATAGTCCCTTCTTTATTAGTTTTCCATGCACCAATACACCACTTTTCTATTCCTTCATAATCAAAGTATAATTTTAAATGTTTTATATTATTATCTATACAATATTTCATTGCTATTTTTGATGCTTCTATTTCTCCAGCCACATTTCTCATACTTACTAAAGACTTATCATTCCCTTTTATACTATATGTTTTTTCTAATATATCATTTCTTAATATAACCACACCTGATCCATATGCCCTTATTGCATGTTCATAACTTCCATCTACATACGCTTTAACAAAATCACCATGTTCTACTTCAACTTCTTTTTTTGCTCCTATATATTCATATGCTTCATCTAATGTTTGAAAACTTTTATACTCAGCACCTGAAAATCCATTTACCTGCTTTTTGCATTCATCCCACGTATTATATACTCCTACTTTATACCCCTTTCTTACAGCATAAAATTTCTTCTTACTCAAATTAATCACTCCTATTAATTTACTTTCTTTATCACATATATAAAAAAGTTTATACACTACAATAATTCTATATTATTAATATAAATTTTTAAAGTTTATTTTATATATTCTAAATAGTCTAGGGTTTTATTAAACTTATACTTTCCATATATAAATATTTGTGCTATAATAATTCATAAATAAATATCGAATATACCTAAATGATAGAGGTTGCATTATTAATCAGTAATTTTGTGGAGCTAAGCACGATGAAACAAAATGAAAGGTAATCATGCCGAAATGTATAAGTGATGCTTTAAGCTTATATGTTGGGGTTATATAAAATATATATAACACTGTCACATTAATTTGTGGAGGGCTATCTTTAGATTAAGTAAATTAAAACTATATTTTTAATATTTTTTTGATACTTAAGTCTAGGATACGTCTATCCTAGGCTTTTTTTAATCCCTATTTTCTCATCAACCGGCTATATTCGAAAAATATATAGGAGGAGATTATAATGAAAAGAGAAAGAAAACAAGCATCTTTATTTGATGCACTTTTATGTTTAGGTTTTTTAATAACAATACTAGTTACATCATT
The Romboutsia ilealis genome window above contains:
- a CDS encoding peroxiredoxin, with the protein product MASLPSLGSKAPDFKANTTSGTIKLSDYTGKWVVLFSHPGDFTPVCTTEFLCFAKYYGEFKKRNTEIIGLSVDSNSSHLAWIYNIFQFTGIEIPFPIIEDRDMSIAKLYGMISEPMSNTSTVRSVFIIDDKQILRTILYYPLTTGRNIPEILRIIEALQTSDRDNVVTPANWFPGMPVILPYPKTYKELKNKVKKCSNANSDCSCMDWYLCFVPDKNCKKDSSKSKIKAPNSKNSRPEITNPKFQPVTIDYCPNVNPIVMEYVLGNPENVDAQLLDAVIYAFVEINPDGTLFVPTPRFLRQLVSLKSEKPELQVIAAIGGWGTDGFSDAAATPTSRYNFARQAKQLMNQYALDGIDIDWEYPGSSAAGIKSSPQDRENFTLLLTALRDVLGDDAWLSVAGTGDNAYIRTSAEINKIAPLITYFNLMSYDFTAGETGENARKHQANLYPSDLSLSGYSVDGMVNNLIEAGMPSEKILLGIPFYGRLGATITKSYDDLRKDYINKNGYEIAFDKQAQVPYLVKDGKFAMSYDNALSIFLKGQYVLRNCLGGIFSWTSTYDQANILAKSMNQSIYDPDALKGELEQVFGQF
- a CDS encoding ribonuclease H family protein, producing MINLSKKKFYAVRKGYKVGVYNTWDECKKQVNGFSGAEYKSFQTLDEAYEYIGAKKEVEVEHGDFVKAYVDGSYEHAIRAYGSGVVILRNDILEKTYSIKGNDKSLVSMRNVAGEIEASKIAMKYCIDNNIKHLKLYFDYEGIEKWCIGAWKTNKEGTIEYKKFYDSIKDKLHVEFIKVKAHSGDKYNEEADKLAKVAIGI